A section of the Pimelobacter simplex genome encodes:
- a CDS encoding heme/hemin ABC transporter substrate-binding protein, which translates to MVSPTTRPFRTLAAVAAAALALSACGPVLDGKQSGHGKEGPGTAVPSIADVTTLKDPKAYQGPVDINLPSPEIRPVEDDPTPQLPVTVTDAQGTKVTVKDASRILALDVYGTLSQTVFELGLGDSIVGRDVSSAYDEIEDRPLVTQNGHELNAEAILGLDPTVLITDTSLGPWDVVLQVRDAGIPVVVVDAERSLDNLAELTGQVADALGVPEQGKQLGERIVKEADAVEAQIAKVAPQDVTGQMRMIFLYVRGQANVYYMFGRGSGADALITAVGGYDVSSEIGWNGMKPVNDEGLIKAQPDVVVMMSKGLDSVGGVDGLLDQFPALAQTPAGENRRVIAMDDAQILSYGPRTADVLNALAVALYAPESLPAEDRS; encoded by the coding sequence ATGGTTTCCCCGACGACCCGCCCCTTCCGCACGCTGGCCGCCGTCGCTGCCGCCGCCCTGGCGCTGAGCGCCTGCGGTCCCGTGCTCGACGGGAAGCAGAGCGGGCACGGCAAGGAGGGGCCCGGTACCGCGGTCCCCTCGATCGCCGACGTCACCACGCTGAAGGACCCGAAGGCCTACCAGGGCCCGGTCGACATCAACCTCCCGAGCCCGGAGATCCGCCCGGTCGAGGACGACCCGACCCCGCAGCTGCCGGTCACCGTCACCGACGCACAAGGCACCAAGGTCACCGTCAAGGACGCCAGCCGGATCCTCGCGCTCGACGTCTACGGCACGCTCTCCCAGACCGTCTTCGAGCTCGGCCTGGGCGACAGCATCGTGGGCCGCGACGTCTCCTCGGCGTACGACGAGATCGAGGACCGGCCGCTGGTCACCCAGAACGGCCACGAGCTCAACGCCGAGGCGATCCTCGGGCTCGACCCGACCGTGCTCATCACCGACACCTCGCTGGGCCCGTGGGACGTCGTCCTCCAGGTCCGCGACGCCGGCATCCCGGTGGTCGTCGTCGACGCCGAGCGCAGCCTCGACAACCTCGCCGAGCTCACCGGGCAGGTCGCCGACGCGCTCGGCGTGCCCGAGCAGGGCAAGCAGCTCGGCGAGCGGATCGTCAAGGAGGCCGACGCCGTCGAGGCGCAGATCGCGAAGGTCGCTCCCCAGGACGTCACCGGCCAGATGCGGATGATCTTCCTGTACGTGCGCGGCCAGGCGAACGTCTACTACATGTTCGGCCGCGGCTCCGGCGCGGACGCGCTGATCACCGCCGTCGGCGGCTACGACGTCAGCAGCGAGATCGGCTGGAACGGCATGAAGCCGGTCAACGACGAGGGCCTGATCAAGGCCCAGCCCGACGTCGTGGTGATGATGAGCAAGGGCCTCGACTCCGTCGGCGGCGTCGACGGCCTGCTCGACCAGTTCCCCGCGCTCGCCCAGACCCCGGCCGGCGAGAACCGCCGCGTCATCGCGATGGACGACGCCCAGATCCTCAGCTACGGGCCGCGCACCGCCGACGTCCTCAACGCGCTGGCCGTGGCGCTCTACGCGCCGGAGAGCCTGCCCGCCGAGGACCGTTCGTGA
- a CDS encoding FecCD family ABC transporter permease, whose translation MTATVPGPALDRAETGTDRVAGGTAVLDRHRRRRIALLYTGLVGALVVAILVAGGSGQLTIPLSEILGSIAHRLGIDAGPMPSHPNGEYTLWNVRFSRIAMAVIVGGSLAVAGAAMQGVFGNPLAEPSVVGVSSGAAVAAGVAIVFSLRFAGDWSIPVCAFIGGLATTLLVYALSRSDGRTEVVTLVLTGIAVNAVAGALLALLMFLGDTQARESIVFWQLGSLNGSRWTYVVVVAPLAVAGVVIALACARSLDLLALGERSARHLGVNVEGLRIVLIVVVALLTAAAVSFCGIVAFVGLIVPHLVRMVTGPGHRTLLIASFLAGALVLICADTVARTAVAYTDLPLGMLTSLVGGPFFFWLLRRTRRTSGGWA comes from the coding sequence GTGACCGCGACCGTGCCCGGACCGGCGCTCGACCGCGCCGAGACCGGCACCGACCGCGTGGCCGGGGGCACCGCCGTCCTCGACCGGCACCGCCGGCGCCGGATCGCGCTGCTCTACACCGGCCTGGTCGGCGCGCTCGTCGTCGCGATCCTGGTCGCGGGCGGCTCGGGCCAGCTCACGATCCCGCTCAGCGAGATCCTCGGCTCGATCGCGCACCGCCTCGGCATCGACGCCGGGCCGATGCCCAGCCACCCCAACGGCGAGTACACGCTGTGGAACGTCCGCTTCTCGCGGATCGCGATGGCCGTCATCGTCGGCGGCTCGCTCGCCGTGGCGGGCGCCGCGATGCAGGGCGTCTTCGGCAACCCGCTCGCCGAGCCCAGCGTCGTCGGGGTCTCCTCCGGCGCCGCGGTCGCCGCGGGCGTCGCGATCGTCTTCAGCCTCCGGTTCGCCGGCGACTGGTCGATCCCGGTGTGCGCCTTCATCGGCGGCCTCGCCACGACCCTCCTGGTCTACGCGCTCTCCCGCTCCGACGGCCGCACCGAGGTGGTCACCCTCGTGCTGACCGGCATCGCGGTCAACGCCGTGGCCGGCGCGCTGCTCGCGCTGCTGATGTTCCTCGGCGACACCCAGGCCCGCGAGTCCATCGTGTTCTGGCAGCTCGGCAGCCTCAACGGCAGCCGGTGGACCTATGTCGTCGTGGTCGCGCCGCTCGCGGTCGCCGGCGTCGTCATCGCCCTCGCCTGCGCCCGCAGCCTCGACCTGCTCGCCCTCGGTGAGCGCTCGGCGCGTCACCTCGGCGTCAACGTCGAGGGCCTGCGGATCGTGCTCATCGTCGTGGTCGCGCTGCTCACCGCCGCCGCGGTCAGCTTCTGCGGCATCGTCGCCTTCGTCGGGCTCATCGTCCCCCACCTGGTGCGGATGGTGACCGGCCCCGGCCACCGCACGCTGCTCATCGCCTCGTTCCTGGCCGGTGCGCTCGTGCTCATCTGCGCCGACACGGTCGCCCGCACCGCCGTCGCCTACACCGACCTGCCGCTCGGCATGCTCACCTCGCTGGTGGGCGGGCCGTTCTTCTTCTGGCTGCTGCGCCGCACCCGTCGTACGTCGGGGGGCTGGGCATGA
- a CDS encoding HtaA domain-containing protein — MKRLVLALLALVLPLAGLSLVAPAPTARAATTDLSSGTVSWGIKASWRSYIGGSGTSGGDGVVVRRAPNGAADGFDFPVTSGTYDDATRTTTLHLGGWVRFQAYPEPSGRYTLDSTFKDLEVRIGPDAQEIRGTYVGYSREAPGGELHEDVDVVLATLDVAGAEETSFAPERTTWTAVPSQGGEGQRLYTPGTAFDPVTISYDGPGGLPDLAERFDQPGAPVLSEGARWLSGSTVSGGVNAQRSLEVSARGDLVYAIQFDAAHGAQKLIVTALDAQDLTPVGTPYTHTMVATGGSGRFLRTALDPVTDTFFFVTSKDGAGQNEVTLRTLRFEREAGTFTAGVAGVLLTSTAPGVSALTWNRTAGELGVVVLDGSTASEQNPYRLVRVGADGAGGWTVRRAPISWAPTGDFPGGWTLANGTPAMTGNAADPNLAALGDGSYVLALSAARVTAGGTDHYAPAFRLKPTGDSTVETAGIPGTEARLFYEGSGVFYGWTAAVAGPEGSVYLHGNNQRLADYQRVTLDGDQPVARPAVEGEPIPQYRELGIDTSRAGWQMAYDAERDLLWATDDSDAQGRTLKVVDDTGTLAGYRVAEYAQNGGTQMVIETGVDGSVYVPVQSAANPREIGYRRMVLEGIAPRVTTQPQDAAVELAVGEASRPVTFTAAIDTALGGTVQWQARRAGEARFANLPGATSPTLQVDATPAAAGTTYRMKVANDAGTVVSAEASLAVTFAPRFALDARHRVVTEGADATFVVHAEAGPALTALVWQRRVGGYWQPIPADDDNVVVESADGISSLTVVGTNLDQSGSLFRAKAVNAVGTTYSTAARLTVNPKRAVPAEGLTLDGVVLEWAGNGELQVAPPFGGSNYLSAGVSDGDQATYRASAGDVAVVHRAADGTESPATWATRAAPAGGSVDQLVRLSGGRAELAADGSATIRWKGAFSVNFYGGLVPFWFTDPVLEVTAGGTGTLTADLDGYGSSQADPNQRTPLDAVPGVRVATFDAITLDPAGKVAVTPAYDGVEVALPASATPQHRTGAGWGAWPQAFVDFHLATGLASYWYSSGGAADVHKAPAPVTVDLTDAEEVDPEPGAATVQVTLDDDRVGFGTRPVATVAVSAPGTPPSGTVEVRVLGRTLRATLASGTARVVLPGDLPAGRHPVVATYGTGTGAGTGRTTLTVARTAPAVTAKLPAKVRSGKRAKAVKVRVVVGIPGDGRAGYTGQVVVRDGGRVLAVRSVRHLRGAVVVTVPRSVVRGLRAGRHYWSVIVTASPDTKRVATSLRAVRVRR; from the coding sequence ATGAAACGCCTTGTCCTCGCCCTGCTCGCCCTCGTCCTGCCGCTCGCCGGACTCAGCCTCGTCGCGCCCGCACCCACCGCACGTGCCGCGACGACCGATCTCTCCTCCGGCACGGTGAGCTGGGGGATCAAGGCGTCCTGGCGCAGCTACATCGGAGGCTCCGGTACGTCGGGCGGGGACGGCGTCGTGGTCCGCCGCGCGCCCAACGGGGCGGCCGACGGCTTCGACTTCCCGGTCACGTCCGGCACCTACGACGACGCGACGCGCACCACGACGCTGCACCTCGGCGGGTGGGTCCGCTTCCAGGCCTACCCGGAGCCGTCGGGGCGCTACACGCTCGACTCCACGTTCAAGGACCTCGAGGTGCGGATCGGGCCGGACGCCCAGGAGATCCGCGGCACCTACGTCGGCTACAGCCGTGAGGCGCCGGGTGGCGAGCTGCACGAGGACGTCGATGTCGTGCTGGCCACGCTCGACGTGGCCGGCGCGGAGGAGACGTCCTTCGCCCCGGAGCGCACCACGTGGACGGCCGTCCCGAGCCAGGGCGGCGAGGGGCAGCGCCTCTACACGCCGGGGACGGCCTTCGACCCGGTCACGATCAGCTACGACGGCCCGGGCGGCCTGCCCGACCTCGCCGAGCGCTTCGACCAGCCCGGTGCCCCGGTGCTCTCCGAGGGCGCCCGCTGGCTCAGCGGCAGCACCGTGTCCGGTGGCGTCAACGCTCAGCGGTCGCTGGAGGTCTCGGCACGCGGCGACCTCGTCTACGCGATCCAGTTCGACGCCGCGCACGGCGCGCAGAAGCTCATCGTCACCGCGCTCGACGCGCAGGACCTGACGCCGGTCGGGACGCCGTACACGCACACGATGGTGGCCACCGGCGGCAGTGGACGCTTCCTGCGCACCGCCCTCGACCCGGTCACCGACACCTTCTTCTTCGTCACCAGCAAGGACGGGGCCGGGCAGAACGAGGTCACCCTGCGCACGCTGCGCTTCGAGCGCGAGGCCGGCACGTTCACCGCCGGTGTCGCCGGCGTGCTGCTCACGTCGACCGCCCCCGGCGTGAGCGCGCTGACCTGGAACCGGACGGCGGGCGAGCTCGGTGTCGTCGTCCTCGACGGATCGACCGCGAGCGAGCAGAACCCCTATCGGCTGGTCCGGGTCGGCGCCGACGGCGCCGGCGGCTGGACCGTACGACGGGCGCCGATCTCGTGGGCGCCGACCGGCGACTTCCCGGGCGGCTGGACGCTCGCGAACGGCACGCCGGCCATGACCGGCAACGCCGCGGACCCCAACCTCGCCGCGCTCGGCGACGGCTCCTACGTGCTGGCGCTCAGTGCCGCGCGGGTGACCGCCGGCGGCACCGACCACTACGCCCCGGCGTTCCGGCTGAAGCCGACCGGGGACAGCACCGTCGAGACGGCCGGCATCCCCGGCACCGAGGCGAGGCTGTTCTACGAGGGCAGCGGCGTCTTCTACGGCTGGACCGCCGCGGTCGCCGGGCCCGAGGGCTCGGTCTACCTGCACGGCAACAACCAGCGCCTCGCCGACTACCAGCGCGTCACGCTCGACGGCGACCAGCCGGTCGCCCGCCCGGCCGTCGAGGGCGAGCCCATCCCGCAGTACCGCGAGCTCGGCATCGACACCTCCCGCGCCGGCTGGCAGATGGCGTACGACGCCGAGCGCGACCTGCTCTGGGCCACCGACGACTCCGACGCCCAGGGCCGCACCCTCAAGGTGGTCGACGACACCGGCACCCTCGCGGGCTACCGGGTCGCCGAGTACGCCCAGAACGGCGGCACCCAGATGGTCATCGAGACCGGTGTCGACGGGTCGGTCTACGTGCCCGTGCAGTCGGCCGCGAACCCGCGCGAGATCGGCTACCGCCGGATGGTCCTCGAGGGCATCGCGCCGCGCGTCACCACGCAGCCCCAGGACGCCGCGGTCGAGCTCGCGGTGGGGGAGGCGAGCCGCCCGGTCACCTTCACCGCCGCGATCGACACCGCGCTCGGCGGCACCGTGCAGTGGCAGGCGCGCCGGGCCGGGGAGGCGCGGTTCGCGAACCTCCCGGGCGCGACCTCGCCGACGCTCCAGGTGGACGCCACCCCGGCCGCGGCCGGCACGACCTACCGGATGAAGGTCGCCAACGACGCCGGCACCGTGGTCTCCGCCGAGGCGAGCCTCGCGGTGACCTTCGCGCCGCGCTTCGCGCTCGACGCCCGCCACCGGGTCGTCACCGAGGGCGCCGACGCGACGTTCGTCGTGCACGCCGAGGCCGGGCCCGCGCTCACCGCGCTGGTCTGGCAGCGCCGGGTCGGCGGCTACTGGCAGCCGATCCCCGCCGACGACGACAACGTGGTCGTCGAGAGCGCGGACGGCATCTCCTCGCTCACCGTCGTCGGGACCAACCTCGACCAGTCCGGCTCGCTGTTCCGGGCCAAGGCCGTCAACGCCGTCGGTACGACGTACTCGACCGCCGCCCGGCTCACGGTCAACCCCAAGCGCGCGGTGCCTGCCGAGGGCCTCACGCTCGACGGGGTCGTGCTGGAGTGGGCGGGCAACGGCGAGCTCCAGGTGGCGCCGCCGTTCGGCGGGTCGAACTACCTCTCGGCCGGCGTCTCCGACGGCGACCAGGCGACCTACCGGGCCAGCGCCGGCGACGTCGCGGTGGTGCACCGCGCGGCCGACGGCACCGAGTCCCCGGCGACGTGGGCGACCCGCGCGGCCCCGGCCGGCGGGAGCGTCGACCAGCTCGTCCGGCTCTCGGGCGGCCGGGCCGAGCTCGCCGCCGACGGCTCGGCGACGATCCGCTGGAAGGGCGCGTTCTCGGTCAACTTCTACGGCGGTCTGGTGCCCTTCTGGTTCACCGACCCCGTGCTGGAGGTGACCGCCGGGGGCACCGGGACGCTCACCGCCGACCTCGACGGCTACGGCTCGAGCCAGGCCGACCCGAACCAGCGCACGCCGCTGGACGCGGTCCCCGGTGTCCGGGTCGCGACCTTCGACGCGATCACCCTCGACCCGGCCGGCAAGGTCGCGGTCACCCCGGCGTACGACGGCGTCGAGGTGGCGCTGCCCGCGAGCGCGACGCCGCAGCACCGCACCGGTGCGGGCTGGGGCGCCTGGCCGCAGGCGTTCGTCGACTTCCACCTGGCGACCGGGCTGGCGTCGTACTGGTACTCGTCGGGGGGTGCCGCCGACGTGCACAAGGCGCCCGCGCCGGTCACCGTCGACCTCACCGACGCCGAGGAGGTCGACCCCGAGCCGGGTGCCGCGACCGTGCAGGTGACGCTCGACGACGACCGGGTCGGCTTCGGCACCCGGCCGGTCGCGACCGTCGCCGTGAGCGCGCCGGGCACCCCGCCGTCCGGGACGGTCGAGGTGCGCGTCCTGGGCCGGACGCTGCGCGCGACGCTGGCCTCCGGGACCGCCCGGGTCGTGCTGCCCGGTGACCTGCCCGCCGGCCGCCACCCGGTCGTCGCGACCTACGGCACCGGCACCGGCGCCGGCACCGGCCGCACGACGCTGACCGTCGCCAGGACCGCCCCGGCGGTGACCGCGAAGCTGCCCGCGAAGGTGCGGTCGGGCAAGCGCGCCAAGGCCGTCAAGGTGCGCGTGGTCGTGGGCATCCCGGGCGACGGGCGTGCCGGCTACACCGGCCAGGTCGTCGTCCGCGACGGCGGGCGGGTGCTCGCCGTGCGCAGCGTGCGCCACCTGCGTGGCGCCGTCGTGGTCACCGTGCCGCGCTCGGTCGTGCGCGGCCTGCGGGCCGGGCGCCACTACTGGTCCGTGATCGTCACCGCCTCGCCGGACACGAAGCGGGTCGCCACCTCGCTGCGAGCGGTGCGGGTCAGGCGGTAG
- a CDS encoding heme ABC transporter ATP-binding protein — protein sequence MSPVLSAHGVSLSYGRRPILESVDLEVRRREVLALVGPNGAGKSTLLSVLAGDQTPDEGEVRLDGTPLEQWKLRDLARTRAVLTQEHKISFPFPAIDVVRMGRSPWRGRPEEDHDERVVAEAMATADIERLAGQPFGLLSGGEKGRTSFARILAQRTGVLLLDEPTAALDIGHQEAVLAEARTQAAAGAAVVVVLHDLTLAAAWSDRVALLHHGRVAAEGAPAEVFTAPLLSLVYDHPIDVLPHPATGELLVLPDRRALITREETA from the coding sequence ATGAGCCCCGTCCTGTCGGCGCACGGCGTCTCGCTCAGCTACGGCCGCCGGCCGATCCTGGAGTCCGTCGACCTCGAGGTACGCCGCCGCGAGGTACTCGCGCTGGTCGGCCCCAACGGCGCCGGCAAGTCCACCCTGCTCTCGGTGCTCGCCGGCGACCAGACGCCCGACGAGGGCGAGGTCCGCCTCGACGGGACCCCGCTGGAGCAGTGGAAGCTGCGCGACCTCGCCCGCACCCGCGCCGTGCTCACCCAGGAGCACAAGATCTCGTTCCCCTTCCCGGCGATCGACGTCGTCCGGATGGGCCGCTCCCCTTGGCGCGGCCGTCCCGAGGAGGACCACGACGAGCGCGTGGTCGCCGAGGCGATGGCCACCGCCGACATCGAGCGGCTGGCCGGGCAGCCCTTCGGCCTGCTCTCCGGCGGCGAGAAGGGGCGGACGTCGTTCGCCCGCATCCTCGCCCAGCGCACCGGCGTCCTGCTCCTCGACGAGCCGACCGCCGCCCTCGACATCGGCCACCAGGAGGCGGTCCTCGCCGAGGCCCGCACCCAGGCCGCGGCCGGCGCCGCCGTGGTCGTCGTCCTGCACGACCTCACCCTCGCCGCCGCCTGGTCCGACCGGGTCGCCCTGCTCCACCACGGCCGGGTCGCCGCCGAGGGCGCACCCGCCGAGGTCTTCACCGCTCCCCTGCTGAGCCTCGTCTACGACCACCCCATCGACGTCCTGCCGCACCCGGCGACCGGCGAGCTCCTCGTGCTCCCCGACCGGCGTGCCCTCATCACGCGGGAGGAGACCGCATGA